The Plasmodium knowlesi strain H genome assembly, chromosome: 14 genome has a segment encoding these proteins:
- a CDS encoding KIR protein, which yields MTESGGGGKKLQCNKGWNYLQGYKKQVEEQVSEVKDRTNLAHDILRVACCVLGAYGDNPKGGGGCDLLYYVLGSMVYSVLGEGLFDTIMNKLYPLLGNILGDGKCSEWNHRSGKELFKLMDNLSYYNLAQDSTLGQPEESGKISCERYTNYLKDLGRACAEVKEYCAESQNKSMCDGIPLEQGEQGSPDYLLGLIYGIIPELEATLEAEMTQEKQECLKDLPSDMKHRTLNDIKNQCNGGNHYTLGKMKGILRGVLDESWSAGKCANQIIRGVCSARATEESSSSSGERCIPLYYYIGGVISTVPGSVNNFSALMKATYDELVKFGINNQCTNLYQEDNIDKTTFDNMKLIYDYTRDHEIIKQYVKNPWGAGFSCTEYYSKYVQQAYRAYHYMEQKCPQLEDTESSDKKWCNDLKSTLAQHKKEELLKLESSLKNISPPSTTDSTAAVTTGSAVGGTLFGIGLPALGAFLSYKYDLLPSGIRKFFLRGGSGTRMRRSAFGPNSDAEMENFTEYYTENGLTTIDPTEYSTVAGSSSNLTTTSTEDSSILYNDDGPSRSPPSPPPSRKRRGGGNNRRDQNISYHSMER from the exons atgacTGAAAGTGGTGGAGGAGGGAAGAAACTTCAATGTAATAAGGGGTGGAATTATCTGCAAGGTTACAAGAAACAAGTGGAAGAACAAGTATCGGAAGTCAAGGATAGAACAAATTTAGCACATGATATTTTACGTGTGGCATGCTGCGTTCTTGGTGCCTATGGTGATAACCCTAAGGGAGGCGGAGGTTGTGATTTACTATATTATGTATTAGGGAGTATGGTATACAGTGTGCTGGGTGAGGGCCTATTTGATACAATTATGAATAAATTATACCCATTATTAGGGAATATCTTAGGTGATGGAAAATGCAGCGAATGGAACCATAGGAGTGGGAAGGAGTTGTTCAAACTAATGGATAATTTGTCCTACTACAATTTAGCACAAGATAGCACTTTGGGACAACCGGaggaaagtggaaaaattagTTGTGAAAGATATACTAATTATTTAAAGGACCTTGGTAGAGCGTGTGCAGAGGTGAAGGAATATTGTGCAGAATCCCAGAATAAGAGCATGTGTGACGGAATTCCACTGGAACAAGGTGAACAGGGCAGTCCTGACTACTTATTAGGGTTAATATATGGCATAATTCCTGAGCTGGAGGCTACCTTAGAGGCCGAAATGACCCAA GAAAAGCAGGAATGTTTGAAGGATTTACCTTCAGACATGAAGCATAGGACACTCAATGATATCAAAAATCAGTGTAATGGTGGTAATCATTATACCCttggaaaaatgaagggaatATTAAGGGGAGTACTAGATGAATCTTGGTCTGCTGGGAAGTGCGCGAATCAAATTATAAGGGGTGTATGTTCTGCACGCGCAACCGAGGAAAGCAGTTCCTCCAGTGGTGAACGCTGCATTCCcctatattattatataggAGGTGTAATATCTACCGTACCTGGTAGCGTCAATAATTTTTCCGCACTTATGAAGGCGACCTACGATGAATTGGTGAAATTTGGTATTAATAATCAATGCACTAATCTGTACCAAGAAGACAACATTGACAAAACCACCTTCGATAACATGAAATTAATATATGACTACACTAGGGACCACGAAATTATAAAACAATATGTGAAAAATCCATGGGGCGCTGGATTTTCTTGTACTGAGTACTATTCTAAATATGTGCAACAAGCATATAGAGCCTATCACTATATGGAGCAAAAGTGTCCACAGCTGGAAGATACGGAGAGTAGTGATAAAAAGTGGTGTAATGATCTTAAGAGCACGCTTGCTCAgcataagaaggaagaactaCTAAAATTAGAGTCTTCCCTAAAAAACATATCCCCCCCGTCCACTACGGACTCTACCGCCGCGGTCACCACGGGCTCCGCCGTGGGTGGTACATTATTCGGAATAGGATTACCAGCATTAGGCgcttttctttcttacaAG tATGATCTTTTACCATCTGGAATACGTAAATTCTTCTTAAGAGGCGGAAGTGGAACCAGAATGAGAAGATCAGCATTCGGACCGAATTCTGACgcggaaatggaaaatttcacTGAATATTACACAGAAAACGGTTTAACAACAATAGATCCAACAGAATATTCCACAGTAGCAGGTTCATCATCTAATTTAACAACAACTTCAACAGAGGACAGTTCTATTTTATATAATGATGATGGACCATCGCGAtcaccaccatcaccaccaccatcgagaaaaagaaggggaggaggaaataataGAAGGGACCAAAATATTAGTTATCATAGTATGGAACGTTGA
- a CDS encoding replication factor C subunit 4, putative, with protein sequence MEEDSFKNRLLKRNIDIWIEKYRPENLDDVVGNPFVINTLKSIIVSGNMPNLLLAGAPGTGKTTSILCLASEMLGPQAKKAVLELNASDDRGINVIRDRIKSFAKEIISLPPGKHKIIILDEVDSMTTAAQQSLRRIMELYSDTTRFALACNQSEKIIDALQSRCAIIRYFKLSDDQVLKRIVKICQMENIKYTDDGLETLTFIADGDLRKAVNCLQSTYAGLEVINKENVLHICDIPSPERIENLLKFCINSEWKKAHDIAYDMIKEGHTPFDVALTSSNVLRRYDLGSESVQIEFLKIGAMACNTMASGLASVIQLDRLLADWCIAAKALRTKCVSL encoded by the exons ATGGAGGAAGACTCCTTTAAGAACAGACTGCTTAAGCGTAACATCGACATATGGATAGAGAAGTACCGTCCTGAGAATCTAGACGATGTAGTCGGAAATCCCTTCGTCATAAATACTCTCAAGAGTATCATCGTGTCGGGAAATATGCCCAACCTGCTCCTAGCG GGTGCCCCCGGGACTGGGAAGACCACAAGCATTCTTTGCTTGGCGAGTGAAATGTTAGGTCCCCAAGCGAAGAAAGCTGTTCTGGAATTGAACGCCTCCGACGACAGAGGAATTAACGTAATCAGAGATAGAATAAAAAGTTTCGCAAAGGAAATTATAAGTCTTCCTCCTGGAAAACACAAAATTATCATTCTAGATGAAGTGGATTCCATGACCACAGCCGCACAACAATCCTTAAGAAGAATTATGGAGTTGTACTCTGACACCACTAGATTTGCTTTAGCTTGTAATCAgtctgaaaaaattattgatgCACTTCAAAGTAGATGTGCTATTATAcgatattttaaattatccGATGATCAAGTTTTGAAacgaattgtaaaaatatgccaaatggaaaatatcaaGTACACAGACGATGGATTGGAAACGCTTACTTTTATAGCAGACGGGGATTTAAGAAAAGCAGTGAATTGTCTGCAGTCCACTTATGCGGGGTTAGAAGttataaataaagaaaatgtacTACATATTTGTGATATTCCTTCTCCTGAAAGAATTGAAAATTTACTAAAATTTTGCATTAACagtgaatggaaaaaggcaCATGACATTGCGTATGATATGATAAAAGAAGGACACACCCCTTTTGACGTTGCTCTTACATCTTCCAATGTGTTAAGGAGATATGATCTTGGCTCCGAGTCTGTGCAAATcgagtttttaaaaattggtgCTATGGCTTGTAATACCATGGCCAGTGGTCTGGCAAGTGTTATCCAGCTGGATAGGTTACTCGCCGACTGGTGCATAGCAGCCAAGGCTCTTCGCACCAAGTGTGTTAGtttgtga
- a CDS encoding ATP-dependent RNA helicase DBP9, putative yields the protein MEVETEDQTQGDHPNQAEEEQNPVNRKDEQDDHFEREHNFLDFENILLDVRLRKAILYLFKYKYPTKIQKEAIPHILHGKDVIISSKTGSGKTMAYLIPLVQNILKSNINEKESLKFFYKGIILAPTEELCLQIHQVAQTLSSYVKNMLSFDHNINRTFYDHPTVLVTTPRHLYNHTVECKKKYNLDILSNLKILVVDEADILHSKEFQKWMNLLASYHLPKNYSKKYQIVMASATLKETIVEKTKLFLHDPVFLSAELDKSISPSTCTSANVDYPDGHHSKDSSNRDSTNVPLRSGKLSDSSEPSQLKEPLLHHQFRGKSFWYFYPDETTKYIYLYNLINDKIILRKSIIFTSTIHDAYKIKIFLTYFDIPSSILNPNHPILVRQNIIFAFNNYKIFFLICPQYEKNSAGRGGKADMSDMGDTGDTASVHSGGDTDDMDLSINHDSIPHDVDTDETGHGEEDTCNQDIASLDQDDACEQNDTCEQDEACEKDDACEEDEAGLDQDDASNFDDHSSDEKDFLYNRGLDFQGVHCVVNFDMPLDTKTFVHRVGRTCRLNNKGISISFINENKSAEKNILQKICAKNICTISQRTVSQKKVEMYRYRVESMLSKCTNKRVKQFIQKEILYQSLKSKELKEFFNSNEEEKRAINKVVKYFNTHVVPHKLIKDRLKNLFLKKEKKKGVQKKGINKNGNESANIRMDRKNRHHNGKSNRREDEKGGAQQHYVKSKSNGFVITEQAYEDQLRKEPEAEVADPTKLPPIYGKRLRNYVYSKYVIGKRRMGGRANSGRNNNGGTRNGGTTGGRSNGGRSNVSGSHRRTTHNGKPNGGNFAHKNRRHGSATTQKA from the coding sequence ATGGAGGTGGAAACGGAGGATCAAACGCAGGGTGATCACCCGAATCAAGCGGAGGAGGAACAAAACCCTGTTAACCGCAAGGATGAACAGGATGACCACTTCGAGAGGGAGCACAACTTCCTCGACTTCGAAAACATTCTACTAGACGTGAGGCTCAGGAAGGCAATCCTTTACCTGTTCAAATACAAGTACCCAACCAAAATACAGAAGGAAGCCATTCCACATATACTCCACGGGAAGGATGTCATCATAAGTTCGAAAACTGGATCAGGGAAAACCATGGCCTACCTCATCCCACTAGTACAGAACATACTGAAGTCAAacataaatgaaaaggagtCTTTAAAGTTTTTTTATAAAGGAATAATTCTTGCTCCCACAGAAGAACTGTGCCTACAGATACACCAAGTCGCACAGACATTAAGCTCCTACGTGAAAAATATGTTGTCCTTTGATCACAATATTAACAGAACGTTTTATGACCATCCAACTGTTTTAGTAACTACCCCTAGACATCTGTACAACCACACTGtggagtgtaaaaaaaagtataatttAGACATATTATCTAACTTAAAAATTCTTGTTGTAGATGAAGCAGATATTTTGCATAGCAAAGAATTTCAAAAGTGGATGAACCTTTTGGCTAGTTACCACTTaccaaaaaattattccaaaaaatatcaaaTTGTCATGGCATCTGCTACACTCAAGGAGACGATCGTGGAGAAGACaaaactttttttacatgACCCTGTTTTTTTAAGTGCAGAATTGGACAAAAGTATAAGTCCCTCCACTTGCACCTCTGCTAATGTAGATTACCCAGATGGCCACCATAGTAAGGATAGTTCCAACAGAGACAGTACTAATGTACCCCTTAGAAGCGGCAAGTTGAGTGATTCTTCTGAACCGTCCCAATTGAAGGAACCCCTCCTACATCATCAATTCAGAGGAAAATCATTTTGGTATTTCTACCCTGATGAAACGACCAAATATATTTACCTGTACAACCTtataaatgataaaataattttgcgcaagtcaattatttttacttcaaCCATTCATGATGCATACAAGATAAAGATTTTTTTAACGTACTTTGATATACCTTCTTCCATCCTTAACCCAAATCACCCTATTTTGGTAAGGCAGAATATCATTTTCGCGTTCAACAATtataaaatcttctttttaatatgCCCTCAATATGAGAAAAATTCTgcagggaggggggggaaggccGATATGAGTGACATGGGTGACACGGGCGACACTGCAAGTGTTCACAGTGGAGGGGACACAGATGATATGGACCTTTCGATTAACCATGACAGCATCCCCCATGATGTGGATACTGACGAGACAGGTCACGGCGAGGAAGACACATGCAACCAGGACATCGCGAGTCTCGACCAGGATGATGCGTGTGAACAGAACGACACGTGTGAGCAAGATGAAGCGTGTGAGAAAGATGATGCGTGTGAGGAAGATGAAGCGGGTCTCGACCAAGACGATGCGAGCAACTTCGACGACCATAGCAGTGATGAGAAGGATTTCTTGTACAACCGTGGGCTCGACTTCCAGGGAGTGCACTGCGTGGTTAACTTCGACATGCCCCTGGACACAAAGACATTCGTGCACCGAGTGGGAAGGACCTGCAGACTGAACAACAAGGGGATCAGCATTTCCTTCATCAACGAAAATAAATccgcagaaaaaaacatcctccaaaaaatatgcgccaaaaatatatgcaccaTAAGTCAGAGGACGGTGTCGCAAAAGAAGGTCGAGATGTACAGGTACCGAGTAGAGTCCATGCTTAGCAAATGCACCAACAAAAGAGTGAAACAATTTATTCAAAAGGAAATCCTCTATCAATCTTTGAAGTCTAAGGAGCTGAAAGAATTTTTCAACTCcaatgaagaagagaaaagggcCATCAACAAagttgtaaaatattttaatacaCATGTCGTGCCACATAAACTGATTAAGGATAGATTGAAAAACTTATtcttgaagaaggaaaagaagaagggggtccagaaaaaggggataaacaaaaatgggaatgaaAGTGCAAATATAAGGATGGATAGGAAAAACAGGCATCACAATGGAAAGAGCAATAGAAGAGAGGATGAGAAAGGAGGAGCGCAACAGCACTATGTTAAAAGTAAGAGCAACGGGTTCGTGATCACTGAACAGGCATATGAGGATCAGCTAAGAAAGGAACCAGAGGCAGAAGTGGCCGACCCAACCAAGCTTCCTCCTATTTATGGAAAGCGCTTGCGAAATTATGTTTACAGCAAGTACGTAATCGGAAAACGGCGGATGGGGGGAAGGGCCAATAGTGGAAGGAACAATAATGGAGGGACCAGGAATGGAGGAACTACAGGTGGAAGATCGAACGGTGGAAGGTCAAATGTTAGTGGATCGCACAGACGGACCACGCATAATGGAAAGCCCAATGGTGGCAATTTCGCGCACAAGAATAGGCGACACGGTAGTGCCACTACCCAAAAGGCCTAa
- a CDS encoding sulfhydryl oxidase, putative, whose amino-acid sequence MVTLCRGLLRVLLLLYIILAKVPWAQSVDVCKGAEETLSKFWDTIDRAKHGDVILINIKNYYCPACNRYIDVWNKLEEEIKNYESNVTLFVFDCSCPLFVPYCRFFKVRYYPTFRLLHPVYDYMENKDTEYKYIAPKTEMVDRQYNRELLLAYREVDRVNNLVQFQRMMQTHLCKNVNFNHIDLKSCYADVPPEEESHEYSMFIASTNGAIGGITEKEGASANRMAIERWKGITFTRDELKHDIVRGILFTLKKNISLGLDVDKTTVEPFLVMTEIVSDMYPELAEWLGNLRQKVDSQEYPLSYEQWSKVVDELAGIEIGTTFSNEADLQNLLGSTPWNEPKFKVCEENSVLCSYWLLFHKISVHCLIRDKERYHFYINALTNYTKSYLNCESCIQHFVTAQESCYYGFCNIHSAESLVIFLWRIHNAVTLRSMYEAIIQERQVQGGRQPQLTDGKIEKGTKFLNRDLAFPPEKQCKFCRNGIGFTRITAPFIADAVKQKSISDRDFDAIDGFSVKQVLNHLVKVYS is encoded by the coding sequence ATGGTGACACTATGCAGGGGCCTCCTTCGAGTGTTGCTCCTGCTGTACATTATCCTGGCCAAGGTACCATGGGCACAAAGTGTAGATGTTTGTAAAGGAGCAGAAGAAACCTTAAGCAAATTTTGGGATACCATAGACAGAGCAAAGCATGGAGATGTGATATTAATAAACatcaaaaattattattgtCCAGCATGCAACCGATACATTGATGTGTGGAATAaattggaggaagaaataaaaaattacgaaagtAATGTTACTCTGTTTGTATTTGACTGCTCATGCCCTTTGTTTGTGCCATACTGCAGATTTTTTAAGGTGCGTTATTATCCGACCTTTCGATTGCTCCACCCAGTGTATGATTACATGGAGAATAAAGACACCGAGTATAAATACATAGCTCCCAAAACAGAAATGGTTGATAGACAGTACAACAGAGAATTGCTCCTGGCTTATAGGGAAGTTGATAGAGTGAACAATCTTGTACAGTTCCAAAGAATGATGCAAACGCATTTGTGCAAAAACGTTAACTTTAATCACATCGATTTGAAGTCATGCTACGCCGATGTACCACCAGAAGAAGAGTCTCATGAGTATTCCATGTTTATAGCCTCCACGAATGGAGCCATAGGGGGAAtcacagaaaaagaaggtgctAGTGCAAATCGAATGGCTATCGAAAGATGGAAAGGGATTACCTTTACCAGGGATGAATTAAAGCACGACATTGTAAGGGGTATACTTTTCactttgaagaaaaatatttcattagGGTTAGATGTAGATAAAACTACGGTGGAACCTTTTCTAGTTATGACAGAGATCGTTTCTGACATGTACCCCGAACTGGCCGAGTGGCTAGGCAACCTTCGTCAGAAAGTGGACTCGCAGGAATACCCACTTAGTTATGAGCAGTGGTCCAAGGTGGTCGACGAGCTTGCAGGGATAGAGATCGGAACTACCTTCAGTAATGAAGCCGATCTGCAAAACCTCCTAGGAAGCACCCCCTGGAATGAGCCCAAATTCAAAGTGTGCGAAGAGAACTCCGTTCTCTGTTCCTATTGGCTGCTTTTCCACAAAATATCGGTGCACTGTCTAATTCGGGACAAGGAAAGGTACCACTTCTACATTAACGCATTAACAAACTACACAAAAAGCTACCTTAACTGCGAAAGTTGCATACAGCACTTTGTCACCGCACAAGAGTCATGCTACTATGGGTTCTGTAACATTCACTCAGCCGAATCATTGGTTATCTTCCTATGGAGAATACACAACGCAGTTACCTTGCGTTCTATGTACGAAGCAATAATTCAAGAGAGGCAAGTTCAAGGAGGAAGGCAACCGCAACTCACAGATGGTAAGATAGAAAAGGGAACAAAATTTCTCAACAGAGATCTAGCCTTCCCGCCGGAGAAGCAGTGTAAGTTCTGTAGAAATGGCATTGGCTTTACAAGAATTACTGCACCGTTTATTGCGGATGCGGTAAAACAGAAATCTATTAGTGACAGAGATTTTGATGCCATCGATGGGTTCAGCGTCAAGCAAGTTTTGAACCATCTCGTGAAGGTGTACTCCTAg
- a CDS encoding queuine tRNA-ribosyltransferase, putative, with protein MNILKYHFLLVYAFLNVPFNLTTKNKIIKNERKEFVGIKNYTGGRGKNAKRKNLWTGGLHRICAKGPLRVHTLRRREKRMNKFTFLHAVKGSYAKMIRRSNPCEENAAQKHYRHYSIVLQIKKRPCSRMYQVNSIFDYPGFGFTVLKESHQEGNHSRIGIIKTPRGEIETPNFLFCATKGCMKSTPINFVKDSKTQIILSNTFHLLIHPKPHVIFQLGGLHRFMNWQGPILTDSGGYQLFSMTFGSVSDEIKRKSKGSIGGIGGTGGGGGTGGGGGTGGGGGTGGGGSAGSKVATFVPPKCPRGDIIVRINEQGALYKSYHDGSLDMLTPESSIQAQYLLGSDFAVVLDECTPYHIEREYTERSMHRSHRWYIRCLLEFKKAMSMPNYHSYLNELHNKKYNVKHKWIERETNKQALYGIIQGGIYPDLRMKSCQVVCNLPFFGLCIGGCLGKDKQMMYSVIEKTMELVRDETSVSSVGQADRVSRTLLGSTKPVHLLGIGQIKDIFFGVRQGIDTFDCVIPTRLARHGYYLCTVKTIKGMEEKLCKSIKKEYIKIKSKIHELDKNPLENNCPCYTCENYSRAYLHHLYKINDNLLGTLLTIHNVCYMNRLMEDIREGIRRDRLDEVERKWVR; from the coding sequence ATGAACATATTAAAGTATCACTTTCTTTTGGTATACGCGTTTTTAAATGTACCCTTTAACCTGACCACcaagaataaaattataaaaaatgagaggaagGAATTCGTTGGGATAAAGAACTACACaggggggagagggaaaaatgcaaagagGAAGAACCTGTGGACAGGTGGTTTGCATCGTATATGTGCAAAGGGCCCATTGAGGGTACATACCCTTCGGAGAAGAGAGAAGCGAATGAACAagtttacatttttgcatgCAGTAAAAGGGAGTTatgcaaaaatgataaggaGAAGTAACCCCTGCGAAGAGAACGCAGCGCAGAAGCATTATCGCCACTACAGCATAGTTTTGCAAATTAAGAAGAGGCCTTGCTCCCGCATGTACCAGGTGAACTCTATCTTTGACTACCCCGGATTCGGTTTCACCGTCCTGAAGGAATCACATCAAGAGGGTAACCACAGTAGAATTGGTATTATAAAAACtccaaggggggaaatagaAACCCCCAACTTTCTCTTCTGTGCCACAAAAGGGTGCATGAAGTCAACGCCAATAAACTTCGTAAAGGATTCTAAGACGCAAATTATTCTGTCCAACACTTTCCATCTGTTGATTCATCCGAAGCCACATGTCATTTTCCAGTTGGGTGGGTTGCACAGGTTCATGAACTGGCAGGGCCCCATCCTCACCGACTCGGGGGGGTACCAGCTCTTCAGCATGACATTCGGCTCCGTTTCGGACGAGATAAAGAGGAAGTCCAAGGGGAGCATAGGTGGCATAGGTGGCACAGGTGGTGGAGGTGGCACAGGTGGTGGAGGTGGCACAGGTGGTGGAGGTGGCACAGGTGGTGGAGGTAGCGCTGGTAGCAAAGTGGCCACCTTCGTCCCCCCGAAGTGCCCTCGAGGAGACATAATCGTAAGAATCAATGAGCAGGGGGCTCTGTACAAGTCGTACCACGATGGATCTCTGGACATGCTGACGCCGGAAAGCTCCATCCAAGCACAGTATCTTCTGGGGAGTGACTTCGCAGTAGTGCTGGACGAATGCACTCCTTACCACATAGAAAGGGAGTATACGGAACGGTCGATGCACAGATCGCATAGGTGGTACATTAGGTGTCTTttagaatttaaaaaagcaaTGAGCATGCCAAATTACCATTCCTACCTGAACGAATTGCACAACAAGAAGTACAATGTGAAACACAAATGGATAGAAAGGGAAACCAATAAACAGGCTCTCTATGGAATAATCCAGGGAGGAATATACCCCGACTTGAGGATGAAAAGTTGCCAGGTCGTTTGcaatttgcctttttttggcCTCTGCATAGGGGGTTGCCTAGGGAAGGATAAGCAAATGATGTACAGCGTGATAGAGAAAACCATGGAGCTTGTCAGGGACGAGACTAGTGTTTCCTCAGTGGGGCAAGCCGACAGAGTGTCTAGGACACTTCTTGGCAGCACTAAACCGGTACATCTCCTGGGAATTGGTCAAATtaaagatatattttttggagtGCGACAGGGGATTGATACCTTTGATTGCGTCATCCCCACAAGGCTGGCAAGACATGGGTACTACCTATGTACAGTTAAAACCATTAAAGgtatggaagaaaaattatgtaaaAGTATTAAGAAAGAGTACATAAAGATAAAGTCGAAAATTCACGAATTGGATAAAAATCCTCTTGAGAATAATTGCCCTTGCTACACATGTGAGAATTACTCAAGAGCATATTTGCACCACCTGTACAAAATTAATGACAATTTGTTGGGTACCCTACTGACTATACATAATGTGTGCTACATGAATCGCCTCATGGAAGATATTCGTGAAGGGATCAGGCGAGACCGCTTGGACGAGGTTGAGAGGAAATGGGTTCGGTGA
- a CDS encoding GAS8-like protein, putative, with translation MNKSKSKSKKKKGIKGKDNETKNLSNEEIENLVKIQREELLRAVQRKRLLESRLEEKKNELERFKKEYHELKSKVDFLSEGCEKYGEKTEEEPKVIKNKSVFYNFQNAEELKKLNKEKEDIKTMIGEKHEQTMNNLVNFIDQQRVNLDDVKNRNFEEIDHLNASFDLKLKKMEKLFKTYLEEYEHDMKDEMDEMIDNYNVIERNEIIYLNNLYNDHINSINEIHVDMLQNCKNYYIEQIRGNIDKIKSLKSNINELDERDRELRNNLSVHSSQNLDMAEKIGSLEVKRENLNKDLKFYSKDFVIFKNLELIYNESNMYIKNLREFAQNSKEKISQVEEAFEELPQGDDQNGDAYFEGHFEEIENKNRLLRKMVQNIDLDMDAVNKELTSYINSHHVRDNDVQKVRQGINFCMQTYNKEFDNLLYTKKRVKKKMKDTSNVYEKKLRDINVKQGG, from the exons ATGAATAAAAGCAAATcaaaaagcaaaaagaaaaaaggcatcAAGGGTAAAGACAATGAGACGAAGAATCTATCAAATGAGGAGATCGAAAATTTAGTCAAAATACAAAGGGAGGAACTGCTTAGGGCAGTTCAAAGGAAGCGCTTGCTGGAGAGCAGACTG gaagaaaagaaaaacgaactGGAACGCTTCAAAAAGGAGTACCACGAATTGAAAAGCAAAGTAGACTTCCTTAGCGAGGGATGTGAAAAGTATGGAGAAAAGACCGAGGAAGAACCAAAGGTGATTAAAAACAAATCAgtcttttacaattttcaaaatgcagaggagttaaaaaagctgaacaaggaaaaggaagatataaAGACCATGATTGGGGAGAAGCACGAGCAGACAATGAATAATTTGGTAAACTTCATAGATCAACAACGAGTCAACTTGGATGATGTGAAAAACAGAAACTTCGAGGAAATAGACCACCTGAATGCGTCCTTCGATTTG aaactaaaaaaaatggagaaactATTCAAAACATATCTGGAAGAATATGAACACGACATGAAAGACGAAATGGATGAAATGATTGATAATTACAACGTAATCGagaggaacgaaataatttatttaaacaACCTGTACAATGATCATATTAACAGCATTAATGAAATACATGTCGATATGCTTCAAAATTGTAAGAATTATTATATAGAACAAATCAGGGGAAATattgataaaataaaatcactCAAGAGCAATATTAACGAGCTGGACGAGCGTGACCGGGAATTAAGAAACAACCTGAGCGTCCACAGTAGCCAGAATTTGGACATGGCGGAGAAAATAGGCTCCTTGGAGGTTAAGAG GGAAAACCTCAACAAGGACCTGAAATTTTACTCCAAAGACTTTGTAATCTTCAAAAACTTGGAGCTAATTTATAACGAAAgcaatatgtacataaaaaatttaagagaGTTCGCCCAGAattcgaaggaaaaaatttctcaAGTGGAGGAGGCGTTTGAGGAACTCCCACAAGGGGATGACCAAAATGGGGATGCTTATTTTGAAGgccattttgaagaaatagaaaataaaaataggctattaagaaaaatggtACAAAACATTGACCTGGACATGGACGCAGTGAACAAGGAATTAACTTCCTACATAAACAGCCATCATGTGAGGGATAACGATGTACAGAAGGTGCGGCAAGGAATAAACTTCTGCATGCAAACTTACAACAAAGAATTTGACAATCTGCTATATACGAAAAAgcgggtgaaaaaaaaaatgaaagacacTTCCAATGTGTACGAGAAAAAATTGCGCGACATAAATGTGAAGCAGGGTGGTTAG